One region of Carassius gibelio isolate Cgi1373 ecotype wild population from Czech Republic chromosome A1, carGib1.2-hapl.c, whole genome shotgun sequence genomic DNA includes:
- the LOC128016081 gene encoding ADP-ribosylation factor-like protein 6 isoform X2 — protein sequence MGLFDKLSGWLGLKKKEVNVLCLGLDNSGKTTIINQLKPSNAHAQDIVPTIGFNIEKFKTSSLSFTVFDMSGQGRYRNLWEHYYKEGQAIIFVIDSGDKLRMVVAKEELDTLLNHPVTHIYQAAVSTYLCIASNSVPRCCAAVVIGIIKLAAHAECCLSRAPVD from the exons ATGGGGCTTTTTGACAAGCTTTCAGGGTGGCTGGGCCTGAAGAAGAAGGAAGTGAACGTGCTGTGTTTAGGTCTGGACAACAGTGGAAAAACTACCATCATCAACCAGCTAAAGCCATCCAAT GCTCATGCTCAAGACATTGTACCAACTATAGGTTTCAACATAGAAAAGTTTAAGACCTCAAG TCTTTCTTTCACAGTGTTTGATATGTCAGGGCAGGGAAGATACAGAAATCTGTGGGAGCACTATTACAA AGAGGGTCAGGCCATCATATTTGTCATTGACAGTGGGGATAAACTAAGAATGGTTGTGGCAAAAGAAGAATTGGATACCCTTTTGAATCACCCTG TAACCCACATCTATCAGGCGGCTGTCTCTACTTACCTGTGCATTGCCTCCAACTCTGTTCCCCGCTGCTGTGCGGCTGTCGTCATAGGAATCATCAAGCTGGCTGCTCATGCAGAGTGCTGCCTGTCTCGTGCTCCTGTGGATTAA
- the LOC128016081 gene encoding ADP-ribosylation factor-like protein 6 isoform X1, whose protein sequence is MGLFDKLSGWLGLKKKEVNVLCLGLDNSGKTTIINQLKPSNAHAQDIVPTIGFNIEKFKTSSLSFTVFDMSGQGRYRNLWEHYYKEGQAIIFVIDSGDKLRMVVAKEELDTLLNHPDIKHRRIPILFFANKMDLRDALSAVKVSQLLCLENIKDKPWHICASDAVKGEGLQEGVDWLQDQIRTMKT, encoded by the exons ATGGGGCTTTTTGACAAGCTTTCAGGGTGGCTGGGCCTGAAGAAGAAGGAAGTGAACGTGCTGTGTTTAGGTCTGGACAACAGTGGAAAAACTACCATCATCAACCAGCTAAAGCCATCCAAT GCTCATGCTCAAGACATTGTACCAACTATAGGTTTCAACATAGAAAAGTTTAAGACCTCAAG TCTTTCTTTCACAGTGTTTGATATGTCAGGGCAGGGAAGATACAGAAATCTGTGGGAGCACTATTACAA AGAGGGTCAGGCCATCATATTTGTCATTGACAGTGGGGATAAACTAAGAATGGTTGTGGCAAAAGAAGAATTGGATACCCTTTTGAATCACCCTG ATATTAAGCACAGAAGGATACCTATACTCTTTTTCGCTAACAAGATGGACCTCAGGGATGCATTGTCGGCAGTAAAGGTCTCCCAGCTCTTGTGTCTGGAAAATATTAAGGACAAACCATGGCATATCtg tgcAAGTGATGCAGTGAAAGGAGAAGGTCTTCAGGAGGGTGTAGACTGGCTGCAAG ATCAAATCAGAACGATGAAAACGTAA